GGTCAAGCCCCTCGGTTGATGGAAGCACGTAGGCGGTTGGATAACCGCGCTGCAGTGGAAGTCGACACCTCCGGCGCGGCAAATCGGTCCTGTGTAACGCCGTAGTGCTGAGATGACTCGGGAGGGCTTCCCCTTCCTTACAGTCGAGCCTCCAGTGCAGGCAGGACGACACCGGCCGGTCCACGCAGCACGATGTCCACGGAATCGGAAAGCGGCGTCGGCTCGACGTTGATCTCGATGGTGGTGGCGCCGCTCATGCGAGCCAGACCAGGCAGAGCCGCGGCCGGGTGAACCAGGCCGGAGGTGCCGATGACGAGCATGACATCGGCGGCTTGCGCCTCGTCGATGGCGGAGCTGAGCACCTCAGCGTCCAATGATTCACCGAACCACACCACGTCGGGGCGCAACAGGGACCCGCAGGCGCAGCGCGGCAGCGCGTTGGGTTCGGGCGACGCATACGCAGGAGCCAGCCGGGTCTTCCACGGCGACTCATCGAGCACGACGCCACAGCGCCTCGCACAGACCGACCGCCAGATGTTGCCATGGAGTTCCACGACCCTCGCGCTGCCAGCCTGCCGGTGCAGGCCGTCGACATTCTGTGTCACGAGCGTGAACGCAGGCAGCCGACGCTCCAGCCTCGCCAGACATTCGTGACCCGCGTTGGGTCGTGCCTCGGCGATTCGCTGGCGACGCCAGAAATACCACGCCCAGACTAGAGCTGGGTTACGGCTGAAGGCCTCGATGTTCGCGAGATCCTCGGGGCGGAACTGCCTCCAGAGTCCTCCCGGTCCTCTGAATGTGGGGACACCGCTTTCGGAGGAGATTCCGGCGCCGGTCAGCGCGACCACGCGACGTGCTCCGGCTATCGCCTTCGCGGCGCGTTCGAGGGTGTCAGCCGTTGTCTGCTCGAGTGCCATCGTCCTGGTCCAATGAGCGCTCTTGACGAGGCGCCCGAGCGCATCAGTCCTCAGGCGGCGCTTCGCGGAGCGCGCGCTCGAGCAGGTCTGAGACGCCGAGAATCCCGGCGCTCTCGCGGAGGTAGTCGCGGTCGTCTAGATGGCGCGCGACCAGCAGAGCCGTCTCGATCGGGTCGATCGGCCTTGTCACCGGGAGATTACCCCAGCCGCATCGGGGTACGCGAGGCGAGCCAGATGCGTCCCCAGCACGATGACGGCAACCCCCAGGAAGTGCTCGCGGGATGACGCGTCAGGATGGCGCTGCCTCACCCCTGCGCACGTCATGGCGTAGGCCGCGCGCGTCAGCCCCGTCACCATCGCGGCTTTCTGCGCGGCCGACATCTGCCGCCACGATTCGATCTGTCGGCGCTCGACGTCCGGTGATGTGTCAAGGCTGAGCGACGTCTGCGTCACGTCGGCAATTATAGCAGTGCTGGCAGGACCCGAGTCCGCGTTGGGCGATGGCGCTCGTCGGTGTGGTGCTGGGCTTCACCCCTGCGTTGGGGGCGGGCTTGGGCTGGTTCCGCTTTCGAGGACACTTCGCGAGTGCCGTCCGGAAGAAACTCCCGCAGGTTCTCGACGCCGGATGAAGGCCAGTTCGACGAAAAGCTT
This genomic interval from Acidobacteriota bacterium contains the following:
- a CDS encoding NAD-dependent deacylase encodes the protein MALEQTTADTLERAAKAIAGARRVVALTGAGISSESGVPTFRGPGGLWRQFRPEDLANIEAFSRNPALVWAWYFWRRQRIAEARPNAGHECLARLERRLPAFTLVTQNVDGLHRQAGSARVVELHGNIWRSVCARRCGVVLDESPWKTRLAPAYASPEPNALPRCACGSLLRPDVVWFGESLDAEVLSSAIDEAQAADVMLVIGTSGLVHPAAALPGLARMSGATTIEINVEPTPLSDSVDIVLRGPAGVVLPALEARL